In one Alnus glutinosa chromosome 14, dhAlnGlut1.1, whole genome shotgun sequence genomic region, the following are encoded:
- the LOC133856889 gene encoding uncharacterized protein LOC133856889: MKVDKTVPEANPIFQRLYCSLAAMKKGFLEGCRPVIGVDGCFLKGPFKGQLLAAVGRDGNDNMYPIAYAVVEAETKDSWIWFLETLVSNLGNHERHGKPTFISDRQKGLMPAFDYVMPTVDHRICVRHLYANYRDIGGHRGIALKEKLWAAASAYTEGDFLRVMGELKRMKSDAHEYLAKIDPSTWSRAWFATDSKCDLLQNNICECFNSYILKARNKPILTMLEQIRKKLMRRYQAKRDGIQSLTGKLTPKIQNKLDAIRNESMDCVALYAGDDMFEVTGPDGRQFVVNMRRKNCGCRVWEMSGIPCVDACAAIRHSCKNAEDYVDEYFTVEMYKKAYEPIIYPMPS, from the exons ATGAAAGTGGATAAGACAGTACCCGAGGCGAATCCAATATTTCAAAGACTGTATTGTTCTTTGGCAGCCATGAAGAAGGGCTTTTTGGAAGGTTGCAGGCCTGTGATAGGGGTGGATGGGTGTTTCCTTAAAGGGCCATTTAAGGGGCAACTTCTAGCTGCAGTTGGACGCGATGGCAATGATAACATGTATCCGATTGCATATGCCGTAGTTGAAGCTGAGACTAAGGACAGCTGGATCTGGTTTTTGGAAACCCTAGTGTCTAATCTTGGGAACCATGAGCGGCATGGCAAGCCAACATTTATTTCGGATCGACAGAAG GGTCTAATGCCAGCCTTTGATTATGTCATGCCAACCGTCGATCACAGGATTTGTGTAAGGCATCTTTATGCGAACTATAGGGACATTGGGGGGCATAGAGGAATTGCCCTAAAGGAGAAGTTATGGGCTGCAGCTTCTGCATACACTGAAGGGGATTTTCTAAGGGTAATGGGTGAGCTGAAGAGAATGAAGAGTGATGCCCATGAGTACTTGGCCAAAATTGATCCTAGTACATGGTCAAGAGCATGGTTTGCTACGGATTCAAAGTGTGACCTTCTGCAGAATAAtatatgtgagtgttttaaCTCATACATTCTAAAGGCTCGCAATAAGCCTATCTTGACCATGCTGGAGCAGATACGAAAAAAGTTGATGAGGAGATACCAGGCTAAGAGGGATGGCATTCAAAGTTTGACAGGGAAGTTAACtcctaaaatccaaaataagtTGGATGCAATACGGAATGAATCAATGGACTGTGTTGCCCTATATGCTGGTGATGACATGTTTGAAGTGACTGGTCCAGATGGTAGACAATTTGTAGTCAACATGAGGAGAAAAAATTGTGGTTGTAGAGTGTGGGAAATGTCTGGAATCCCCTGTGTTGATGCATGTGCTGCTATTCGACATAGTTGT
- the LOC133856672 gene encoding zinc finger BED domain-containing protein RICESLEEPER 2-like, which yields MEDRSQLMEVNKVVLVNEADLGDDATTHSITLGAAGNGNSQDQPVTVDTPPSDPPTVSTTGPTDSHTVGSVPTPGDVSTSTSVFEKKQRQKTSKVWDDFSQVEVLGVKKSQCNWCKRLFAVSKSSSTSTLGRHLVACVKYVESNNKKQKILTHDRDSDWFLQKRILNFFNVPPPHSGVVIADALRKCFIEWGIEDKVLTITVDNARANDSAIRIIKDDFELRNELDVRGRLFHVRCCAHVTNLLVQAGLAEIGDIVDSVRQGIKYVVASEGRLKVFSEIAQRLHLPSKKLILDVPTRWNSTYLMLATAVGFKEVFPRYHQVDQAFQWVVSSEQWEKVENVNQVLSVFNEVTNMVSGSDYPTSNLFLPEVWRMKEILQLKCVDRHDYIRSMAEKMFQKFEKYWGECNLLMSIAAVLDPRYKMKLINFCFPLIYPESEYPQHIQNVLAVLHELFEVYVTAHNYSILKLSATEQATVFSCVPTPHVPKVSTTRSRYRDHVRTTDIIRPIKSDLDIYLEEDVYIGDKDDSGEDIDNKFEALA from the exons ATGGAAGACAGAAGTCAGCTTATGGAAGTCAATAAAGTTGTATTAGTCAATGAAGCAGACTTAGGTGATGATGCAACTACTCATTCCATTACCCTTGGAGCTGCTGGCAATGGAAATTCACAAGACCAACCAGTAACTGTAGATACTCCTCCTTCCGATCCCCCAACTGTAAGCACTACTGGTCCTACTGATTCTCACACTGTGGGTAGTGTTCCTACTCCTGGTGATGTTAGTACTAGTACTAGTGTATTTGAGAAGAAACAGAGGCAAAAAACTTCTAAAGTTTGGGATGACTTCTCTCAAGTTGAAGTTTTAGGTGTAAAAAAATCTCAGTGTAATTGGTGTAAAAGGCTGTTTGCTGTTTCCAAATCTAGTTCTACCTCAACACTTGGTAGGCATTTGGTAGCTTGTGTGAAGTATGTGGAGTCCAACAATAAGAAGCAAAAGATTCTGACCCATGATCGTG ATTCAGATTGGTTCCTCCAAAAGagaattttgaacttttttaatgtaCCTCCTCCTCATAGTGGTGTTGTTATTGCTGATGCCCTTAGGAAGTGTTTCATAGAATGGGGCATTGAGGATAAGGTATTAACAATAACAGTTGATAATGCAAGAGCAAATGATTCTGCCATTAGAATCATTAAAGATGATTTTGAGTTGAGGAATGAGCTGGATGTTAGGGGTCGGTTATTCCATGTACGATGTTGTGCGCATGTGACAAATTTGTTGGTGCAAGCAGGACTTGCTGAAATTGGAGACATTGTTGATTCTGTTAGGCAAGGAATAAAGTATGTGGTTGCTTCAGAGGGAAGGTTGAAAGTGTTTAGTGAAATAGCTCAACGTTTGCATTTGCCATCTAAGAAACTGATTCTAGATGTCCCTACACGTTGGAACAGCACCTACTTGATGCTGGCTACTGCAGTAGGGTTCAAAGAAGTGTTCCCAAGATATCACCAAGTTGATCAAGCATTTCAGTGGGTTGTGAGTTCGGAACAGTGGGAAAAGGTTGAGAATGTAAACCAAGTTTTGTCGGTTTTTAATGAAGTTACAAACATGGTATCAGGAAGTGATTATCCTACCTCAAATCTGTTTCTACCTGAGGTATGGAGAATGAAGGAAATTCTGCAATTGAAATGTGTTGATAGGCATGACTACATTAGATCAATGGCAGAAAAAATGTTTCAGAAATTTGAGAAGTATTGGGGGGAATGCAATTTGTTGATGTCCATAGCTGCTGTCTTGGATCCAAGATATAAGATGAAGTTGATCAATTTCTGTTTTCCTCTTATTTACCCTGAGTCCGAGTATCCACAGCACATACAGAATGTGCTGGCCGTTCTGCATGAGTTATTTGAAGTGTATGTCACTGCCCataattattctattttgaAACTAAGTGCTACTGAGCAGGCTACAGTATTTTCATGTGTTCCTACCCCACATGTTCCTAAAGTGTCCACAACTCGATCAAGGTATCGGGATCATGTTAGAACTACAGATATCATTCGGCCCATTAAATCAGATTTGGATATCTATCTTGAAGAGGATGTGTACATAGGCGATAAGGATGACAGTGGtgaagatattgataacaaattCGAGGCTTTGGCATAG